One Raphanus sativus cultivar WK10039 unplaced genomic scaffold, ASM80110v3 Scaffold3531, whole genome shotgun sequence DNA segment encodes these proteins:
- the LOC130506670 gene encoding probable mitochondrial-processing peptidase subunit beta, mitochondrial, with protein MAMKNLLTSALRSQRRLALNRAVRASSTLSALGSASLTSPTPSPPIVMPYDHAAEITKEKLKRLERPEQRFLKYASPIPILASHNHILSAPETRVTTLPNGLRVATESNLSAKTATVGVWIDAGSRFESDETNGTAHFLEHMIFKGTERRTVRALEEEIEDIGGHLNAYTSREQTTYYAKVMDSDVNQALDVLADILQNSKFEEQRINRERDVILREMQEVEGQTDEVVLDHLHATAFQYTPLGRTILGPAQNIKSITRNDLQNYIKTHYTASRMVIAAAGAVKHEEVVEQVKKLFNKLSSDTTSTTQLVAKEPARFTGSEVRMIDDDLPLAQFAVAFEGASWTDPDSIALMVMQTMLGSWNKNVGGGKHMGSNLTQRVAINEIAESIMAFNTNYKDTGLFGVYAVAKVSPREQHI; from the exons ATGGCGATGAAGAATCTATTGACCTCAGCTCTCCGATCTCAGAGGCGTCTAGCCTTGAATCGAGCCGTACGAGCTTCCTCCACCCTCTCAGCCCTCGGTTCAGCCTCTCTGACTTCTCCCACCCCATCGCCGCCGATCGTTATGCCCTACGACCACGCCGCCGAGATCACCAAAGAGAAGCTGAAGAGGCTAGAGCGCCCAGAGCAGCGTTTCCTCAAATACGCATCTCCGATTCCGATCCTCGCCTCGCACAACCACATCTTATCAGCCCCTGAGACGCGCGTCACCACCTTGCCCAACGGTCTCCGAGTCGCCACCGAATCCAATCTCTCCGCGAAGACGGCCACCGTCGGAGTATGGATCGACGCCGGATCCAGGTTCGAATCCGACGAGACGAACGGGACGGCTCATTTTCTGGAGCATATGATATTCAAAGGCACGGAGAGGCGTACGGTGAGAGCCTTGGAGGAGGAGATCGAAGACATTGGTGGTCATCTCAATGCGTATACGTCGAGGGAGCAGACCACTTACTATGCGAAAGTGATGGATTCGGATGTGAACCAGGCTTTGGATGTCTTGGCTGATATCTTGCAGAACTCTAAGTTCGAGGAGCAGAGGATTAACCGCGAGCGTGATGTCATCCTCAGGGAAATGCAAGAG GTGGAGGGACAAACCGATGAAGTTGTTCTTGACCATTTACACGCCACTGCTTTCCAGTACACACCTCTTGGAAGAACTATTCTAGGACCTGCTCAGAATATCAAGTCTATCACCAGAAATGATCTTCAGAATTACATTAAGACTCATTACACAGCTTCCAGGATG GTGATTGCTGCGGCAGGAGCTGTCAAGCATGAGGAAGTTGTTGAGCAAGTGAAGAAGCTATTTAACAAGTTGTCATCTGATACAACTTCTACTACTCAGCTAGTTGCCAAAGAACCTGCTCGTTTTACTGGCTCTGAG GTTCGAATGATTGATGACGACCTACCCCTTGCACAATTTGCTGTTGCCTTTGAAGGAGCATCTTGGACAGATCCAGATTCTATTGCTCTTATGGTTATGCAAACCATGTTGGGTTCATGGAACAAAAATGTTGGTGGTGGCAAACACATGGG TTCTAACCTGACCCAGAGGGTTGCCATTAATGAAATAGCAGAAAGCATAATGGCATTCAACACCAACTACAAGGATACTGGCCTTTTCGGCGTGTACGCAGTTGCTAAGGTCAGTCCTAGGGAACAACACATCTAG
- the LOC130506671 gene encoding 40S ribosomal protein S19-1 codes for MATGKTVKDVSPHDFVKAYASHLKRSGKIELPSWTDIVKTGKLKELAPYDPDWYYIRAASMARKVYLRGGLGVGAFRRIYGGSKRNGSRPPHFCKSSGGIARHILQQLETMNIVEIDTKGGRRITSSGQRDLDQVAGRIAVEV; via the exons ATGGCAACTGGTAAGACTGTGAAAGACGTCTCTCCTCACGACTTCGTCAAGGCTTACGCTTCTCATCTCAAGCGATCTGGCAAG aTCGAGCTTCCCTCATGGACAGACATTGTGAAGACTGGTAAGCTGAAGGAGCTTGCCCCATATGATCCTGATTGGTACTACATCAGAGCTG CATCTATGGCAAGGAAGGTGTACCTGAGGGGAGGTCTTGGAGTTGGTGCTTTCCGTAGAATCTATGGTGGAAGCAAGAGAAACGGAAGTCGCCCACCACATTTCTGCAAAAGCAGCGGTGGCATTGCCCGTCACATCCTCCAGCAGTTGGAGACTATGAACATTGTTGAGATTGACACCAAAGG AGGAAGAAGAATCACTTCCAGTGGGCAAAGGGATTTGGACCAAGTCGCTGGACGTATTGCGGTTGAAGTTTGA